A region of the Kaistia geumhonensis genome:
GGGCAAGCTGCAGGCGCTTCTCGGCGACACGGCCGCGGCGCGGCGCTCGCAGAACTACTATCTCGACGTGACGCATCCGACCGCCGACAAGGGCCATGCCGTCACCGCGCTGGCGCGGCATTTCGGCGTTCCGCTCGAGGAGGTCGCGGTGATCGGCGACATGTCGAACGACCTGCCGATGTTCGCGGTCGCCGGCCTCGCCATCGCGATGGGCAACGCCCATGACGACATCAAGGCGCAGGCCGACCTCGTCACGCGTTCGAATGCCGAGGACGGCGTAGCCCATGCGATCGAGACGATGATCCTGCCGCTGATGGGCTGAGCAGCCTTCCTCCCCCGCGCGAAGCGACGGAACCACCGCCCGGCCGGTGGGTTAGGCGGCATCACGCAGGGGAGGATTTGCTGATGCGCATCGCTCAGGTCGCGCCTCTGGTCGAAGCCGTGCCGCCGCGGCTCTATGGCGGCACGGAGCGGGTCGTCTCCTGGCTGACCGAGGCGCTCGTCGCCGATGGCCACGATGTGACGCTCTTCGCGACGGGCGATTCCCGAACGGCGGCCGAACTTATCGCCGTCCGGCCCACGGCCGACCGCATCGCCGGCGCGAGCCCCGAGGCGGTGGCGGCGCTGTTCGAGGCGGTCATGAGCCGGATCGACAGCTTCGACATCGTGCATTTCCACACCGAGACCGCGCATTTCGTCCCCTTCCGCGGCTTCGAGGAGAAATGCGTGACGACGCTGCATCTGAGGCTCGACTCGGAGGCGGCGCATGACGCGATCGCGACCAACCCCGGCATGCCGCTGGTCGCGATCTCGCAGAACCAGCGCAGTTTCCTTCCCGAGGCGCGCTTCGTCGCCACCGTGCCGCACGGCATGCCGGCCGATCTCGTGGCGATGGGCGACGGCGGCGAGGGGCACCTGCTCTTCGTCGGCCGCATTTCCCCGGACAAGCGGCCCGACCGCGCGATCGAGGTCGCCTCGCGCGCCGGAATCCCGCTCAAGATCGCGGCCAAGATCGACGCTGCCGACGAACGCTATTTCGCGGAAGAGGTGGCGCATCTCTTCGACAATCCCGTCGTCGACTATCTCGGCGAGGTCGACGATGCCGGCAAGGCGGCGCTTCTGGCCGGTGCGCGGGCGCTGCTCTTCCCCATCGACTGGCCGGAGCCGTTCGGCCTCGTGATGATCGAGGCGATGGCTGCCGGGACGCCGGTCGTCGCCTGGCGCAACGGCGCGGTGCCGGAAGTGATCGAGGACGGCATCAGCGGCCGGATCGTCGAGAGCATCGACGCGGCCGTCGCGGCGGTCGAGACGATCGACCGCATTCCGCGCGCCGGCGTTCGCGCCGCCTTCGAGCGACGCTTCACCGATCGCCGCATGGCGGCGGACTATGTCGACGTCTATCGCGCGCTCCTCGGCGGCGCCGCCTCATAGCGGCTTGCGATTGAGCCAGGAGAAGGCCTCGGCGAGCGCCGCGGGATCGACCGGCTTGGAACAATGGCCGATCGTCGCGTAGTGCTCCGGAATCTCGGACGCGTCGAAGCCGGTCGCGAAAACGAAGGGCACGCCGTCGGCGCGCAGCCGGTCGGCGACGGGGAAGGCCAGCTCGCCATTCAGGTTGATGTCGACCACGGCGGCGTCGGGCCGGGTCTCGCCGATCAGCCCGAGCGCCTGTCGCACCGAGAAGGCCGGGCCGATGACGGTGGCGGCGGCGCGGACGAAACTGTCCGACATCGCCTCGGCGATGATCACGTCGTCCTCGACAATCAGGATCTTGAGCCCGGAGAGAAGCGGCGCGTCGGTCATGCGGGGCGTCCCGCCGTTGCGCGGGTGGCTGCGGGGGCTGTGAGGGACATCCGCGTCAGCCCCGGCCAGAAGGCAAGGCGGAGCGGCGCAATGCCGCCAAGGTCGAGCGGTCATGCATGTTGGTCGTCCTCCCGCACTTCGTTGCGACGCCGGCGGGTCGAGCCACCGGACCGATACAGAATCGCGAGCCTGCCCGCTCGTTCCACGCCGCCGACAATTCCCGCGCAACTCTGGCAGGAGCGAGGCGTTGGCTCGGCACAGCCGATCGTGCCGGAGCCGACAGGAAAGCGATGCGCGATCCCGGCGGCGCGGCTCGCGGCCGCATGAGCGGCCCCATCGAAAAGGAGACCAAGATGACAACCGACGATCTCGGGCAGCAAGGCCCGTTCCAGACGATCGACACCGCGCCGAAGGACGGACGCCTGATCATAGGGCGGGAGGGCAATGGCGAAAGCCATCTCATGCGCTGGCGGACCAAGGACGACATGCTGAAGGAAGACGGCCCAGAGGATCAGGGCGAGCACGCCTACTGGGCGCGCTGGCGCACCGATACCGGGCTCCACCCGGTCGAATGGGCGCCGACCAGCCTCACCAAGGAAGAGACGCTCGACCGCGCCTAGCCCGGCGCGGTGCGCGTGGCGCGGAGCAGCCGGGCGAGCGCGTTCTCGCCCCGGCTGCGGACGCGCCCCGAACGGGCCCGGCGCAGGATGGCCGGCAGCACCCCGTCCTCGAAGGCCTGTACCACCAGGGCGTGGACATAGCTCTTTCGTGCGACCGTCGGCGTGTTGGCGAGGTCGGCCGAGACATTCTTCATGACCTCGGCAATCTGCCGCCGGCGCGACCGCTCGGACGGCCCCGGCTCGACCTGGGCGAGGTGCTCGGCCGCAGTCGCGCTCGCTGCCAGCATGCGGAAGTCCTTCGCGGAGATGTCCCGCCCCGAGATGCGCTTCAGATAGGCGTTGACGTCGGCGGCCCTGACGGGATGTGCGGCTCCGGTCTCGTCGACATATTGCAGCAGCCGGGAGCCGCGAATGGTGGCGATGCGGCGGATCGCCCGCACGAGGGCCCGGTCCTCGACCGTGCAACTGATCTGCGCGCCGCCCTTGCCGCGGAAGTTGAGCGCGAGACCGCGGCCGTTGAGCTTCACCTGCCGCTTCAGAAGCGTCGCGGCGCCGCGCGCCCCGCTCGACTGGAGATAGAGCTCGCAGCCGACGCGGATATGGGTCGCGTCGATGAGCGCGACCGCGCAGGCGACCGCCTTGCGGCGGCGCAGCGTCGCCAGCGCGATATCCCTGCGCACGGCGGCGCGGATGCGGGGCAGCGCCTCGATCAGCGTCTCCAGCCGCTCGGCCTTGTGCGCCTCGCGCTCGAGATCCCAGTCCGGATGATAGCGGTATTGCAGCCGTCCGGCCGCGTCGCGGCCGATGGCCTGGAGATGCGCGCTCGCCGAGGCGGCGATGCGCACCTCCTCATAGGCGGGCGGGATGGCGAGGCCGCGGATCCGCGCCAGCACGGCGACGTCGTCGATGCGCTTCCCGTCGGGCCCGAGATAGGAGAATCCCCTGCCGCGCCTCACGCGCCGGACGACGAGGCCCGCCGCCTCGACCCGCTCCAGCGCCTGCCGCTCCGTCACCGTTTCGCTCATGATCGACCTCCCGCCACCGGCTCGGCGGCGCGGGAAATCAATCCGGCGCGAGCGCCGCGGTTCCGGTCAGGGCATGGCGATCACTCCCGGCCCGCGGACGGTGGCGGCGGCCGAGGCCGCCGTCGCCTCGCTCAATGATAGCCGAACTGGCCGCGGACCTTGCCGCGGAACACCCAGTAGGACCAGGCGGTGTACATCAGCACGATCGGCAGCAGGAACAGCGTGCCGACCAGGAGGAAGGCCTGCGTCGCCTCCGAGGAGGCAGCTTCCGCCAGCGTGTACTTGTAGGGCACGATCATCGGGAACAGGCTGATCGCGATGCCGAGATAGGAGAGCAGGAACAGGAGGATCGCGCCGATGAACGGCCCGGCCTCGCGGCTCGAGCCGAGCGCGCGCCAGGTGAAGAAGGCGACGGCGAGCGCCGCGATCGGCACCGGGGCGAAGATGACGATGTTGGGGAAGGCGAACCAGCGCGACGCGATCACCGGCTGGGCGAGCGGCGTCCAGATGCTGACGATGCCGATCGCGATGAGGACGCCGACGAGGCAGATGCGTCCATGGCGGCGGGCCGACGCCTGGACCTCGCCCTCCGTCTTCAGGATCAGCCAACCCGACCCGAGCAGGCCGTAGCCGAACATCAGCGCGATGCCCGTCACGACCGAGAACGGGGTCAGGAAATCGAAGGACGAGCCGGAGAAGGTGCGGTCCGTGACCTCGAAGCCCTGGATGAAGGCGCCGAGCACGACGCCCTGCGAGAAGGTGGCGAGCCCCGAGCCATAGGCGAAGGCGTGGTCCCAGAAGGTCTTGTTCTCGGAATCGCGGAAGCGGAACTCGAAGGCGAGGCCGCGGAAGACGAGCGAGAGCAGCATCACCAGCACCGGGAAATACACGGCCGGGATGATGATCGCGAAGGCGAGCGGGAAGGCGGCGAGGAGCGCGACGCCGCCGAGCACGAGCCAGGTTTCGTTGCCGTCCCAGACGGGGGCGACCGAGTTCATGATGAGGTTGCGCGAGGGCGTGTCGGGCGCGAGCCCGAACAGCATCCCGACGCCGAGATCGAAGCCGTCCAGCATCACATAGAAGAAGACGCCGAGCGCGATGATGGCCGTCCAGATCGGCACGAAGTCGAGAACCGGATTCATCCTGTCGCTCCTTGGGGTCCGAACTCAATCAGGAAGTGGATCTGCGTTGGGCCAAAATCCGCCGCGGACAGGAGACGGTGCTCAGCCGATGCCTGCGCATCGGCAAGAACGGGCGACGCAGCCGCGGCGCATTTTCGCCCAACCCGGAGGGCGTGAGGGAAACGACGCCATTGCGGCGTCGAATAAGTCTTGCGGGGGTAAGGCCCCGCCGCGACTTGTTCTCCTGGCACTCTCATCGTTTCCCTCAAGCGCAGACCGCTTCCTGATTGAGTCCGGACCCTAATTCTCGATGGCGCCGGCGAGGACGGGCGCTTCGGGCCGCCCGGCTTCCACCGGGCTGTCGCCTTCGCCATGCCCCGTGGAGCGCGGTCCCTTGCGCACGATGCGCGCCATGAGGATCACCCCGGTCGGATAGACGAAGACATAGACGATGACATAGGCGAGCAGCGAGATCAGCACGTCGAGGCCGGTCAGCGACGGCGACATGGAATCGGCCGTTCGCAAATGG
Encoded here:
- a CDS encoding glycosyltransferase family 4 protein, whose translation is MRIAQVAPLVEAVPPRLYGGTERVVSWLTEALVADGHDVTLFATGDSRTAAELIAVRPTADRIAGASPEAVAALFEAVMSRIDSFDIVHFHTETAHFVPFRGFEEKCVTTLHLRLDSEAAHDAIATNPGMPLVAISQNQRSFLPEARFVATVPHGMPADLVAMGDGGEGHLLFVGRISPDKRPDRAIEVASRAGIPLKIAAKIDAADERYFAEEVAHLFDNPVVDYLGEVDDAGKAALLAGARALLFPIDWPEPFGLVMIEAMAAGTPVVAWRNGAVPEVIEDGISGRIVESIDAAVAAVETIDRIPRAGVRAAFERRFTDRRMAADYVDVYRALLGGAAS
- a CDS encoding response regulator is translated as MTDAPLLSGLKILIVEDDVIIAEAMSDSFVRAAATVIGPAFSVRQALGLIGETRPDAAVVDINLNGELAFPVADRLRADGVPFVFATGFDASEIPEHYATIGHCSKPVDPAALAEAFSWLNRKPL
- a CDS encoding DNA topoisomerase IB, with protein sequence MSETVTERQALERVEAAGLVVRRVRRGRGFSYLGPDGKRIDDVAVLARIRGLAIPPAYEEVRIAASASAHLQAIGRDAAGRLQYRYHPDWDLEREAHKAERLETLIEALPRIRAAVRRDIALATLRRRKAVACAVALIDATHIRVGCELYLQSSGARGAATLLKRQVKLNGRGLALNFRGKGGAQISCTVEDRALVRAIRRIATIRGSRLLQYVDETGAAHPVRAADVNAYLKRISGRDISAKDFRMLAASATAAEHLAQVEPGPSERSRRRQIAEVMKNVSADLANTPTVARKSYVHALVVQAFEDGVLPAILRRARSGRVRSRGENALARLLRATRTAPG
- the cydB gene encoding cytochrome d ubiquinol oxidase subunit II — translated: MNPVLDFVPIWTAIIALGVFFYVMLDGFDLGVGMLFGLAPDTPSRNLIMNSVAPVWDGNETWLVLGGVALLAAFPLAFAIIIPAVYFPVLVMLLSLVFRGLAFEFRFRDSENKTFWDHAFAYGSGLATFSQGVVLGAFIQGFEVTDRTFSGSSFDFLTPFSVVTGIALMFGYGLLGSGWLILKTEGEVQASARRHGRICLVGVLIAIGIVSIWTPLAQPVIASRWFAFPNIVIFAPVPIAALAVAFFTWRALGSSREAGPFIGAILLFLLSYLGIAISLFPMIVPYKYTLAEAASSEATQAFLLVGTLFLLPIVLMYTAWSYWVFRGKVRGQFGYH